The following coding sequences lie in one Notolabrus celidotus isolate fNotCel1 chromosome 20, fNotCel1.pri, whole genome shotgun sequence genomic window:
- the slc1a9 gene encoding solute carrier family 1 member 9, producing the protein MTNQSTANQSNTNKVKEKEESQRDDNTEVAYKDAGHCSRNTHNLLLGLTVLGVVMGAVFGMLLRYMRVTDNSVLTMVSFPGDILMRMLKMLILPLIISSLITGLAGLDAKSSGRMGSRAMVYYMSTTIIAAILGVILVLGIHPGNPKLKGRQLNAGPRNQEVSSMDAFLDLLRNLFPENLVQACFQQVQTVLKKESVVAPNQTEPLIVKKKTLEYKWGMNVLGLIGFFITFGICMGRMGERGKVMCDFFNILNEIIMAMVSMIMWYSPVGIASLIAGKIAAIGDLEVVARQLGMYMVTVIVGLVIHGGLILPAIFFATTRKSPFTFYSGIFQAWITALGTASSAGTLPVTFRCLEENLKIDKRVTRFVLPIGATINMDGTALYEAVAAIFIAQMNDISLDGGQIITVSMTATLASVGAASIPSAGLVTMLLILTAVGLPTQDISLLIAVDWLLDRMRTSINVVGDSFGAGIVAHLSRVELGELDAAEMQLLHPEEEELDFIPPPPILTEMDLMEPLKPPELPPRSPRPPKQNHHSHVIPQSASITYSPARSARSPSPRSIRSPSPRSVCSHSPRPFRTHSPRLLHRTEPGYCALPSHDNQIATMPRSYRERDRERERLRRESETEDEERERVLDEVSDGEESDDTAYDRRHTVPPGDLP; encoded by the exons ATGACAAACCAGTCGACAGCTAACCAGTCCAACACAAACAAGgtgaaggagaaagaagaaagccAGCGAGATGACAACACAGAGGTCGCGTATAAAGACGCTGGCCACTGCAGCCGGAACACCCACAACCTGCTGCTGGGACTCACTGTTCTGG GTGTCGTAATGGGAGCAGTGTTCGGGATGCTGCTGCGGTACATGAGGGTGACGGACAACAGCGTCCTCACCATGGTTTCCTTCCCAGGAGACATCCTCATGAGGATGCTGAAGATGCTCATCCTGCCTCTCATCATCTCCAGCCTCATCACAG GGCTGGCAGGTCTGGATGCCAAGTCCAGTGGCAGGATGGGCAGCAGAGCTATGGTGTACTACATGTCCACCACCATCATAGCTGCCATCCTCGGGGTCATCCTGGTGTTGGGGATTCACCCGGGGAACCCCAAACTGAAGGGGAGACAATTGAACGCAGGCCCAAGGAATCAGGAGGTCAGCAGTATGGACGCCTTCCTGGACTTGCTCAGAAACCTCTTCCCTGAGAACCTGGTGCAGGCCTGCTTCCAACAG GTTCAGACGGTGCTGAAAAAGGAGTCCGTCGTGGCTCCGAACCAAACCGAGCCGCTCATAGTGAAGAAGAAGACGCTGGAGTATAAGTGGGGCATGAACGTCCTCG GCTTGATCGGCTTCTTCATCACCTTTGGGATCTGCATGGGCCGGATGGGTGAGCGGGGGAAGGTCATGTGCGACTTCTTCAACATCCTCAACGAGATAATCATGGCGATGGTTTCCATGATCATGTg gtaCTCTCCTGTCGGCATCGCCTCCCTGATCGCCGGGAAGATCGCCGCCATCGGAGACCTTGAGGTGGTTGCGCGGCAGCTCGGCATGTACATGGTCACCGTCATCGTCGGCCTTGTGATCCACGGCGGTTTAATCCTACCCGCGATATTCTTCGCCACCACCAGAAAGAGCCCTTTCACCTTCTACTCTGGGATCTTCCAGGCTTGGATCACAGCTCTGGGCACTGCTAGCAG CGCAGGAACGTTACCCGTCACCTTCCGCTGCCTGGAGGAGAATCTCAAGATCGACAAGCGTGTGACTCGCTTTGTGCTTCCCATAGGGGCCACCATTAACATGGACGGCACTGCGCTGTATGAGGCCGTGGCAGCCATCTTTATTGCCCAGATGAATGACATCTCTCTGGACGGTGGACAGATCATCACTGTCAG TATGACTGCCACCCTGGCCAGTGTTGGAGCTGCCAGTATTCCCAGTGCCGGACTGGTTACCATGCTGCTCATCCTGACCGCCGTCGGCCTTCCCACTCAGGACATCAGTCTGCTCATCGCTGTCGACTGGCTGCT TGACAGAATGCGCACCTCCATCAATGTGGTGGGTGACTCGTTCGGCGCCGGCATCGTGGCCCACTTGTCTAGAGTGGAGCTCGGCGAGCTCGACGCGGCCGAAATGCAGCTGCTCCacccggaggaggaggagctcgaTTTCATCCCTCCGCCCCCCATCCTCACAGAGATGGACCTGATGGAGCCTCTCAAACCGCCCGAGCTGCCGCCTCGCTCCCCTCGCCCGCCCAAACAAAACCACCACAGCCATGTTATCCCCCAGTCCGCCTCCATCACTTACTCGCCCGCCCGTTCTGCCCGGTCTCCCTCACCCCGCTCCATTCGCTCTCCCTCTCCGCGCTCCGTGTGCTCCCACTCCCCGAGACCTTTCCGTACTCATTCACCACGCCTCCTCCACAGGACGGAGCCGGGCTACTGCGCCCTGCCCAGCCATGACAACCAG ATTGCCACGATGCCTCGctcctacagagagagagaccggGAACGAGAGCGGCTGAGGCGAGAGAGTGAAACAGAAgacgaggagagagaaagagttctGGATGAAGTGAGCGACGGCGAGGAGAGCGACGACACCGCTTATGATCGAAGGCATACCGTCCCGCCGGGTGACCTGCCGTGA